The proteins below are encoded in one region of Desulfuromonadales bacterium:
- a CDS encoding VOC family protein: METKRKARAVGINHVALEVDDVDAALEFYGTLFELKLRGWHDGMAFIDLGDQFINLSPKRTQPADRARHFGLVVNDREAVRRSLAKLDATILPGPGLDFLDPWGNHVQVVQYDGIQFTKAEHVLKGMGLEGLVKTAEALRELQEKGMAPP, encoded by the coding sequence ATGGAAACGAAAAGGAAAGCCCGGGCGGTGGGGATCAACCACGTGGCCCTGGAGGTGGATGATGTGGACGCCGCGCTGGAGTTTTACGGAACGCTGTTCGAACTCAAGCTGCGCGGCTGGCACGATGGCATGGCCTTCATCGACCTGGGCGACCAGTTCATCAACCTCTCGCCGAAGCGGACCCAGCCGGCCGACCGTGCCCGCCACTTTGGCCTGGTGGTCAATGACCGGGAAGCGGTGCGCAGGTCGCTGGCAAAGCTCGACGCCACAATCCTGCCGGGCCCGGGCCTCGACTTTCTCGACCCTTGGGGGAACCACGTCCAGGTCGTCCAGTATGACGGCATCCAGTTCACCAAGGCGGAGCACGTTCTCAAGGGGATGGGGCTGGAAGGACTCGTCAAGACCGCCGAGGCGCTCAGGGAATTGCAGGAAAAGGGGATGGCACCACCCTGA